A stretch of the Lolium perenne isolate Kyuss_39 chromosome 3, Kyuss_2.0, whole genome shotgun sequence genome encodes the following:
- the LOC127339365 gene encoding ribosome production factor 2 homolog: MLEQYGTPDGRTRRPSLSLRGLGSIFVGGRWYVVIRVPKSLRAKRELLKHAPKIVEKGKKMLILYGTKTSAVLNSVLADLFHPKRDHAVKYTKKDSIMRFERGGETSPEFFSLESECSLLISGKFHYYGSHSKMRPTNLVLGRIYDHHIYDLTENYKSIESYVYVKKLAPKLGTKPFFAFIGEQFESVEELKNSKEMLVDHFNGEVVDNLNLVGVDRIFVCRTSFF; this comes from the exons ATGCTGGAACAGTACGGTACCCCGGACGGCCGGACGAGGAGGCCATCCCTTTCCCTGCGCGGCTTGGGTTCGATCTTCGTCGGAGGAAGATGGTACGTGGTGATCAGGGTTCCCAAGAGCTTGCGCGCCAAGCGCGAGCTCCTCAAGCACGCGCCCAAGATT GTTGAGAAAGGCAAGAAGATGCTTATCCTCTACGGTACAAAGACTAGTGCGGTTCTGAACTCTGTGCTGGCAGATCTTTTCCACCCGAAGCGTGACCATGCAGTGAAATACACCAAGAAAGACAGCATCATGCGATTTGAGAGAGGGGGTGAAACTTCTCCCGAGTTCTTCTCCCTTGAGTCTGAGTGCAGTCTTTTAATTAGTGGTAAGTTCCATTAT TATGGTTCTCATTCAAAGATGAGGCCCACCAATCTTGTTTTGGGAAGGATTTATGATCACCACATATACGACCTTACTGAGAACTACAAATCCATAGAATCCTATGTATATGTTAAGAAGTTGGCTCCTAAGCTTGGAACAAAGCCTTTCTTTGCCTTCATCGGAGAGCAATTTGAGAGTGTTGAAGAGCTGAAGAATTCGAAAGAAATGCTGGTTGATCATTTCAATGGAGAG GTGGTAGATAATCTGAACCTTGTTGGCGTTGATCGGATATTTGTCTGCAGAACTTCTTTTTTTTGA